In Babylonia areolata isolate BAREFJ2019XMU chromosome 19, ASM4173473v1, whole genome shotgun sequence, a single window of DNA contains:
- the LOC143293731 gene encoding formimidoyltransferase-cyclodeaminase-like: protein MPRIIECVPNFSEGRNKEVIESIANAIAHTDGCSLLDVDPGLSTNRTVYTFVGTPEAVMEGAMSAARAAFQLIDMRAHQGEHPRMGAMDVCPFIPVQNTTMEDCVAIAKEFAERLSIELGVPVYLYGEAAMEEKRKALPSVRSGEYEGLPEKLQDPEWKPDFGPAEFIPPWGATAVGARKFLIAYNVNLLGTKEQAHHIALNIREQGPEKPTRLPKVQGIGWYLEEANMAQVSLNLTDYEVTGMHTAYQACLKKAEELNLAVVGSQIVGIVPLKALMDAAEFFMKEDNLFILEEDQKLRLVINKLGLNSLGAFSPKERIIEYMIHTEQDGPLASMDLKDFVLTVGSRSPSPGGGSVAALCSAMGAALGSMVGFMTYGNRKFYSLDGKMRELIPPLYKAMKDLIPFVDADAAAFSEYMLASKLPQDTEEEIKLREKAMESGLLTAVQIPLCVARVVSTLWPVMKELSTVGNINCKSDLQVGARVLETGVWGAYYNVLTNLKDVKDEDFKTKVRAEIEEALKNAQEGCATVLKMLEDRKE, encoded by the exons ATGCCACGAATAATCGAATGCGTTCCAAACTTTtctgaaggaagaaacaaagag GTGATAGAATCCATCGCCAATGCCATCGCCCACACAGATGGCTGTAGCCTGCTGGATGTAGACCCTGGTCTGTCCACCAATCGCACTGTGTACACCTTTGTGGGAACCCCAGAGGCTGTCATGGAGGGAGCCATGAGTGCAGCAAGAGCCGCTTTTCAACTCATCGATATGAGGGCGCATCAGG GTGAGCACCCAAGGATGGGGGCCATGGACGTGTGCCCCTTTATTCCTGTCCAGAACACGACCATGGAGGACTGTGTGGCAATCGCCAAAGAGTTCGCTGAACGGCTTTCCATTGAGCTGGGGGTGCCAG TGTACCTGTATGGAGAGGCGGCTATGGAAGAGAAGCGAAAAGCATTGCCCAGCGTGCGATCAGGGGAATATGAAGGACTGCCAGAAAAG TTGCAAGACCCTGAGTGGAAGCCAGACTTTGGGCCAGCAGAGTTTATACCTCCATGGGGTGCCACTGCAGTGGGGGCCCGCAAATTCCTGATTGCCTACAACGTGAACTTGCTAGGAACCAAGGAACAGGCACACCACATTGCACTCAACATTCGTGAACAGGGCCCAGAAAAG CCCACACGCCTGCCCAAGGTGCAAGGCATTGGCTGGTACCTGGAGGAAGCCAATATGGCACAGGTGTCTTTGAACTTGACCGACTATGAGGTGACTGGTATGCACACCGCTTACCAGGCCTGTTTGAAAAAGGCAGAG GAGTTGAACCTGGCAGTGGTGGGGTCACAGATTGTGGGCATTGTGCCCCTGAAAGCGCTGATGGATGCTGCCGAGTTCTTCATGAAGGAAGACAACCTCTTTATTCTGGAGGAGGACCAGAAACTGAGGCTG GTCATCAACAAATTGGGGTTGAATTCACTGGGAGCCTTCAGTCCAAAGGAAAGAATCATAGA GTACATGATCCACACGGAGCAGGACGGACCCCTGGCCAGCATGGACCTGAAGGACTTTGTGCTGACTGTAGGATCCAGATCCCCCTCCCCAGGTGGAGGCTCTGTCGCCGCTCTCTGCTCTGCCATG GGGGCAGCCCTGGGCTCCATGGTGGGGTTCATGACGTATGGGAACCGCAAGTTCTACAGCCTGGACGGCAAGATGAGGGAACTGATCCCCCCACTGTACAAAGCCATGAAGGATCTCATCCCCTTTGtggatgctgatgctgctgccttCAGCGAGTACATG TTGGCCAGCAAGCTCCCACAGGACACTGAAGAAGAAATTAAACT TCGTGAGAAAGCCATGGAGAGTGGCCTGCTGACGGCAGTCCAGATCCCGCTATGTGTGGCGCGTGTTGTCAGCACTTTGTGGCCCGTAATGAAGGAACTCTCTACCGTCGGCAATATCAACTGCAAATCTGACCTGCAG GTTGGGGCTCGAGTTCTGGAAACAGGTGTGTGGGGAGCATACTACAACGTCCTCACCAATCTGAAAGATGTGAAAGATGAAGATTTCAAAACCAAG GTAAGGGCTGAGATCGAGGAAGCGCTGAAAAACGCCCAGGAAGGGTGTGCCACTGTCCTGAAGATGCTGGAGGATAGGAAGGAGTGA